Proteins co-encoded in one Leptospira levettii genomic window:
- a CDS encoding DUF962 domain-containing protein, which translates to MRFAKEMAFYSAYHQEKRNVWIHVLGVPTITFTLFVVLSRFSLFEYNGFSVTASLVFTLGVLGYYYTLDVFFAFIATLLFGGLFVTAEWITVQLPSQTAWTIFGIGQVVGWGSQFYGHFIFEKSRPALFDNLFQALVSAPLFVVADVFFELGYRSELKKAVEDELKQKGVWKDFSVHKTA; encoded by the coding sequence TTGAGATTTGCAAAAGAAATGGCATTTTATTCTGCCTACCATCAAGAAAAACGAAATGTTTGGATTCACGTTTTAGGAGTACCAACGATTACGTTTACTCTCTTTGTTGTACTAAGTCGATTTTCTTTATTTGAATACAATGGTTTTTCCGTAACTGCATCTCTTGTATTTACTTTGGGTGTTTTAGGGTATTATTATACCTTAGATGTATTTTTTGCATTTATCGCAACATTATTGTTTGGTGGATTGTTTGTGACTGCTGAATGGATCACAGTGCAACTCCCATCTCAAACCGCATGGACTATTTTTGGAATTGGTCAAGTGGTAGGTTGGGGATCCCAGTTTTATGGGCATTTTATCTTTGAGAAAAGTAGACCAGCACTTTTCGACAATTTATTCCAAGCACTTGTTTCTGCACCACTCTTTGTCGTGGCAGATGTGTTCTTTGAATTAGGATATCGATCAGAATTAAAAAAAGCAGTGGAAGATGAATTAAAACAAAAAGGAGTTTGGAAAGACTTTAGCGTCCACAAAACCGCATAA
- a CDS encoding helix-turn-helix transcriptional regulator has product MDEERKGSLFYFGERILLGTQGLVTEPHSHYAVSILVSKQLPFRLTTKENQIIETKGIIIPPNYFHRLEANHTEIVVIQLDPKSDEYKKIEMKDPYTQLETKTIQRIQSLSEPLFGSGLNCTKAKLIYEQILAELGSQKSVKTWDPRIDIALTKIKETLPNTINVAFLSNETGISKDRFMHLFKENMGIPLRQYLLWQRLHIAARLLQSGENLTTASHAAGFSDQAHLSRTFKKMFGVKPSLFLGGSHLHQVCFCDQI; this is encoded by the coding sequence ATGGATGAGGAAAGAAAAGGAAGTCTTTTTTATTTTGGAGAAAGGATTCTCCTTGGCACACAAGGCCTTGTCACCGAACCACATTCCCACTATGCAGTTTCGATTCTAGTTTCCAAACAACTGCCATTTCGATTGACTACAAAAGAGAATCAAATCATTGAAACGAAGGGAATCATCATCCCTCCCAATTATTTCCACCGCTTAGAAGCTAATCATACTGAAATTGTTGTGATCCAATTGGATCCAAAATCAGATGAATACAAAAAAATTGAAATGAAGGACCCCTACACTCAATTAGAAACAAAGACGATACAGAGAATCCAATCCTTATCCGAACCGTTATTTGGCAGCGGTTTAAACTGTACAAAAGCGAAATTAATTTATGAACAGATTTTAGCTGAACTTGGTTCCCAAAAATCAGTGAAAACTTGGGATCCAAGAATTGACATAGCCCTTACAAAAATTAAAGAAACACTTCCAAACACAATCAATGTAGCATTTCTCTCCAATGAAACAGGAATCTCAAAGGATCGGTTTATGCATTTGTTTAAAGAAAATATGGGAATCCCACTGCGACAGTACTTACTTTGGCAAAGATTACACATAGCAGCAAGGCTTTTGCAAAGTGGGGAGAACCTAACAACTGCATCCCATGCAGCGGGTTTTAGTGACCAAGCTCATTTGTCTCGAACCTTTAAAAAGATGTTTGGTGTAAAACCCTCTTTATTCCTCGGAGGGTCACATTTACACCAAGTTTGTTTTTGCGATCAAATTTAA